In a single window of the Phycisphaerales bacterium genome:
- a CDS encoding radical SAM protein, protein MKIGLIAMSGVRACDEELLRLGLTLPGFVERSRTIASLPSLGLLTLAAMTPREHEVAYREVDDVRSLGADLEPFDLVAISTFTAQIEEAYGLADRYRAMGVPVVMGGLHVTTLPDEAAPHCDAVIVGEGEVCWPRVVADAATRRLQPLYRSAPLEFDFADAPIPVFELLNLDRYNRLTVQTSRGCPLRCSFCASSILLTPRYKQKPVEKVLAEIDRIRELWPRPFIEFADDNSFINRAYWKRLLPQLAKRRVRWFTESDIRIGEDDELLDLMRRAGCAEVLIGLESPVEEGLRGLELRTDWKHKRWPRYEQAVRNIQGHGIRVNGCFIVGLDGHTPAVFDSIYRFAECVELFDVQVTLPTPFPGTALYQQLQREGRLFEEKPWRKCTLFDLTFEPRPMSASELRSGFHHLATRLYSDEFTHQRRAGFRRQYRQAARLRSRRAS, encoded by the coding sequence ATGAAGATTGGACTCATCGCGATGAGCGGTGTCCGGGCGTGTGATGAGGAACTGCTGCGCCTCGGACTGACGCTGCCGGGGTTCGTCGAGCGAAGCAGGACGATCGCTTCGCTCCCGAGCCTGGGCCTGCTCACGCTGGCCGCGATGACGCCGCGCGAGCACGAAGTCGCCTACCGCGAAGTCGACGATGTGCGGTCGCTCGGTGCGGACCTCGAGCCGTTCGACCTCGTGGCGATCTCGACGTTCACGGCGCAGATTGAAGAGGCGTATGGCCTGGCCGACCGGTACCGCGCGATGGGCGTTCCCGTTGTGATGGGCGGCCTGCACGTGACCACCCTGCCGGACGAGGCTGCGCCGCACTGCGACGCCGTGATCGTCGGCGAAGGCGAGGTGTGCTGGCCGCGGGTCGTGGCCGACGCCGCGACCAGGCGACTTCAGCCGCTCTACCGCAGTGCGCCGCTGGAGTTTGACTTCGCCGATGCGCCGATTCCGGTGTTCGAACTGCTCAACCTGGACCGCTACAACCGCCTGACCGTGCAGACGTCGCGCGGCTGCCCGCTGCGCTGCTCGTTCTGCGCCAGTTCGATTCTCCTCACGCCGCGCTACAAGCAGAAGCCCGTCGAGAAGGTGCTCGCCGAGATCGATCGCATCCGCGAGCTGTGGCCGCGCCCCTTCATCGAGTTCGCCGATGACAACAGTTTCATCAACCGGGCATACTGGAAGAGGCTGCTGCCTCAGCTCGCCAAGCGGCGCGTGCGTTGGTTCACCGAGTCGGACATCCGCATCGGCGAGGACGATGAACTGCTCGATCTCATGCGCCGCGCCGGGTGCGCCGAAGTCCTCATCGGCCTCGAGAGCCCCGTCGAGGAAGGGCTCAGGGGCCTGGAACTGCGGACCGACTGGAAGCACAAGCGGTGGCCGCGCTACGAGCAGGCGGTGCGCAACATCCAGGGCCACGGCATCCGCGTCAACGGCTGCTTCATCGTCGGCCTCGACGGGCATACGCCCGCGGTCTTCGATTCGATCTATCGCTTCGCCGAGTGCGTCGAGCTTTTTGACGTGCAGGTCACGCTGCCCACGCCCTTTCCCGGCACGGCACTCTACCAGCAGCTCCAGCGCGAGGGCCGGCTCTTCGAGGAGAAGCCCTGGCGGAAATGCACGCTTTTTGATCTGACCTTCGAGCCCAGGCCGATGAGCGCATCAGAACTCAGGAGCGGCTTTCATCACCTCGCCACCCGGTTGTACAGCGACGAGTTCACACACCAGCGCCGGGCCGGCTTCCGGCGGCAGTACCGCCAGGCCGCCCGGCTGCGATCAAGGAGAGCGTCATGA